A genome region from Carya illinoinensis cultivar Pawnee chromosome 2, C.illinoinensisPawnee_v1, whole genome shotgun sequence includes the following:
- the LOC122301636 gene encoding zinc finger BED domain-containing protein RICESLEEPER 2-like: MGDPVNEVDPVEEYVNEKSVGISLVEAISDNDRDTAQNSQALILCLLRALPHKFKCSITVDNTISNDVAIRILKDDFRLKKTLSHGFGEIKDIVDYVRDGIKYLVASESRLKQFSEIAKQLQLLSKKLILDVPTRWNNTYLMLDIAIQFKEVFRRYGDKDRCFEWVPTVEEWSTNIVSGSDYPIANLFLSEVWRMKDILGKKSRDENEYMKSMFCFLLIYHGSEAAKNIDHVSAMLLELYNEYIHEYNSTPEAQREQDNARMNPSKLELDNYLEESIYICEESSDASFDALEWWKTNNLKFRILSKLARDILATPITTVSLESTFSAGGRVINPHRASLKTETVQMLLCWSDWVRALYGLKRSSTNSLAIYKMSG; encoded by the exons ATGGGTGATCCAGTGAATGAAGTTGATCCGGTAGAGGAATATGTAAATGAAAAATCTGTTGGGATTAGTTTAGTAGAGGCCATATCTGATAATGATAGAGATACTGCCCAAAATTCTCAGGCCCTAATACTGTGTCTACTGAGGGCCCTTCCACATAAGTTCAAATG ttCAATTACTGTTGACAATACTATTTCTAATGATGTTGCCATTCGGATCTTGAAAGATGATTTTAGGTTGAAGAAAACACTGTCT CATGGATTTGGGGAGATTAAGGATATTGTTGATTATGTTAGAGATGGTATAAAATATCTGGTAGCATCAGAGAGTAGGCTAAAACAGTTTAGTGAAATTGCAAAACAGTTACAATTGCTCTCAAAGAAACTGATTTTAGATGTGCCTACAAGATGGAACAACACTTATTTAATGTTGGATATTGCAATTCAGTTCAAAGAAGTTTTTCGTAGATATGGTGATAAAGATAGATGTTTTGAATGGGTTCCAACTGTTGAAGAGTGGAG tACCAATATTGTATCTGGAAGTGATTATCCAATAGCAAACTTATTTCTTTCTGAAGTTTGGAGAATGAAGGACATCTTAGGTAAGaagagtagagatgagaatgagtacatgaAATCAATG ttttgttttcttttaatttatcatgGGTCGGAGGCTGCTAAGAATATTGATCATGTCTCTGCTATGTTGCTTGAgttatataatgagtatattcATGAATACAATTCAACTCCTGAGGCACAAAGAGAGCAGGATAATGCTCGAATGAAT CCTAGTAAATTAGAACTGGACAATTATTTAGAAGAGAGCATTTATATTTGTGAAGAGAGTTCAGATGCAAGTTTTGATGCCTTggaatggtggaaaacaaatAATCTCAAGTTTCGAATTTTGTCCAAACTGGCTCGAGATATTTTGGCTACTCCAATTACCACAGTTAGCTTAGAATCAACATTTAGCGCAGGAGGCAGAGTCATTAATCCTCATAGAGCTTCATTGAAGACTGAAACTGTCCAGATGTTGTTATGTTGGTCTGATTGGGTTAGAGCATTATATGGGCTTAAAAGATCATCAACAAATTCT TTGGCCATCTATAAAATGTCTGGCTGA